From Bradyrhizobium erythrophlei:
CGCCCAGCAACGCCTTGAGAAGGATGTAGCAGCCGTGAAGAACGATATCGCAGCCCTGACCGACCAGATCACCGACGCGCTCAACACCTTCGCCGGCGCGGCCAAGAAGCAGGCGCGCCGCGGTTACAAGCAGGCCCGCGAAAACGTCGATACCACCGTCGACGACATGACGGAGCGCGGCAGCGCGATGATGGATGCAGCCCAGGACGCCGCCACTTCGATCGAGGAGACGCTGGAAGACGTCATCACCCAGCGCCCGCTCGCGACCGTCGGCCTGGCGCTCGGCCTCGGCTTCCTGATCGGCGTGACGTGGCGCCGCTAGAGTTTTTTTGTCTGCCGTGGCTTTCGTCCTTCGAGACGGCCGCACTGCCGCCTCCTCGGGATGAGGCCCCAAATTCCTCTTGGTGAGGAGCGCGGCAACGCCGCGCGTCTCGAACCACAAGGCCGCGTTGTCGCATCCAGCGTTTTCCTTTAGCGGGACTTTGAAAATGTTTACGCACATGATCGATGATTTCAAGGAATCCGCCAGCAGCGCCCTGCGGCTGACGTCGCTGGCGGCCGCGGCTGTGCTGGCGCTGTTCGTAACCACCTCGTTCCTGTGCGCCGCCGTCTTCGTGGCCGTGCTCGAGAAATATGGTCTGGTGCAAGCCTGTCTTGCAGGCGCTGCGGTGTTCTTTGTCGCCACGCTGATCGCGGCCATCAGCTACATGGTGCGCAAGCGGCAGATCGAGAAGCAGCGCGAGGCACGCGCGGCGGCGGCCGCGAAATCCGCCGTGCACAGCGCGCTCGCCGATCCCATGGTGATGGCGGCCGGCCTCCAGGTGATCCGCGCCATCGGCATCAAGAAGCTGATCCCGATCCTGGCGGTGGGCGGCCTCGCACTGGGATTTTTGGCCAGCCGCAACGCGGGGGCGGCGAGCGACGAGGCGCCGGCGGAGTAGTGCCCAACCGTCATTGCGAGCTTCGTTCTCAAAAAGTCGTAGCCCTATCTTTAAGACCGTCATTGCGAGCGAAGCGAAGCAATCCATCGTGTAGCAAAAAAGAAAGAATGGATTGCTTCGCTTCGCTCGCAATGACGACAAGATATAGCTTCGCGATCTCGCCGCGCGTTTCGCGCGAGGTTTGGCCTGCTCGTTCCGCCCTCTCGTATCGGCGCAGGGAATGCCGGGCGCCCGATGCGCCCGATAGCCGCGTGCGCAATGGTAGTGGTAGAGCGCACACGCGTTAGTCAGGTCACACCGGCAAACACCCGGCATTCCCCGCGCAATGGTTTTACGGCTTACTTCGTGCTCTTCCCGGCGATCGGGCTTTTTTGTCACCGTCACCCCTGAGAAGCTTGCTTCTCACGAGCTTGACGCCAGCGTCGAGGCGTCAGAACCACACGATTTTGCCGTCCGCCTCACGCGCCGTTCGTCAAGAGCGCATCAGCGTCCACCGCATCCCGTCCCGCGTTCGTGACGATCGCGAAACGCCCCTCTCGGTGGGACGGGATGGCGGGCGTTATAAGCTGATTTGATTCTTCGGAAAATCAGAATATTTTTGCAAAAGGCGCTGGACAGGCAAATCAGTGATTTGCCCGTCGGGTCGGATCGCTCATGATTTCCGGCGTCGTCCCTGCTTTCGCAGGAACGACGTTGGCGTGAGTTTTCTGGCCATCGCTCGTGCCCCGCCCGCAGTACCGAGGCGAACTCAGGTCACGCAGCGGCCGGGCTCGAGCTGCTTGGCGACTTCGGTCAGCACGCTGACGACGGGCTCGCAGGCCACCGCGCGCTTGTCATTTCCCGACTTGATCCAGGACGGCGCGAACGAACTGGGGCGCACCGCCTGGGCGACGGGGATGCGGACCAGCACCGAGGTGTCGGAGAGCGCGTCGAGCTTCAGCGAAATCGTCTGCATCGGAACGTCGGACCGGACACTGCCCGCGCGATCCGCCTTGGCGGCGCGATTGATCCCAGCCGCCGGCGCCGCCGGCGTCGCGGCGGGAACCTCCGAGCGATTGAAGACGCCGCCGGAAAGGTCGCGCCCGGCGGCCAGCGGGATGGCACCCAGCGTCAGCGCAATGGCGGACGCACCGAAAATTATGCGCGAGGTCTGTGACATGTTGGTTGGTCCCTCGCCCCATGGCGATCATTAGTAAGAACATCGGGGAACCGTCCCGGTTCAGGACACAGCCATCACTTAACCGTGTGCCAAAAAAATTTTTCGGACCTGCGGGAACGACTCAGGGGGGTTTTGAGTCATCCCGGCAGCCGGTTATCCCCCCTGCCCCATTGACCGGCGATGTAGGGCGCGGCTGTGGTGATGCCAGTCGCGCCCTGCTTTTATTCAGCGATATCAGGATGTACGACGCGGGCCGGATTTCACTTCGGCAGTTCGACCGCGATTTTGGCGGCCACGTCGGACAATTCCCGCATCGCTTTTCGGCCTCCACCTGAAGGTCATCCAGCGAGCATCCAAACGGAACCGGCGGGCCCAGCCGCCTATCGGGATCGTTGCCCAGAGACCAGCGAGACGGCCGATCGCTTTGGCGTGAGGTCATGAAACAGTCTGGTGCTCACGGCGCTACCGGCGGACAGGCTGCTTGCGGCCCTGGGCCTCTCGCGGTCGAGTAATGTCTTTCTCAGTTTGAGATCACTGCCTTCTCTCGGCTATGGGGCGGCAAAAACGCCAGGACGATCGAAGGAATAGGAAAGAACAGGGTACCCAACAGGAACCAGACTCCCCTTGAGCGCCCCCTCTGTGCCGCGAATTTCGCAGTCAGATGACCGCACCAAGACATCAGGGCGAGGACGAGGATCACGAAAAGGATCGACGCGAGCATGGCGGCTCCTATCGTTGCTTTCCGTCGAAGATATAAGATTGAGGTCACGAACGCGACAAGGGCGTCAAAGTCCCTCGAATTTCAAACTGAGGCTACCCGCGACGGGGGAGTAGACGAGGACCATTCAGCGGCTGGCCGGCTTGCTCAGCTGTTCCCGGCTGCGGTATAATCAGTAGCCATGTGAACGGCGCGGGGCTGTTTGCGTGGCGCGGCAGCGCCAGTTCGGAGACATGGCGATGCGCCCCAAATTTTCCCTTTCATTCGAAGATGCCCAAACCGTCGCGGCCGCCTGCCTGGAAGCGGCGCGGCAACAAGAGGTCGAGGTCAGCGTAGCCGTGGTCGACGATTCCGGCGCCCTGCTTGGCTTTTCCCGGATGGACGGTGCGCGCGCCTACACCGTCGAACTCGCCTCCCAGAAGGCCCGCACCTCCGCCAGCGTCGGCGTTCCGACCGGCGTCATCGAAGCGATGTCCCGCGAACGACCAAGACAATCCGGCGGGTCGAACGCCGGCCGCGGTGGCGTCCCCGTGCACTACAAGGGACAGTGCGCCGGTGCGGTCGGCGTATCCGGCGCCAAGCCGGAAATCGACGAGATGATCGCGCAGGCGGGGCTTGCGGTATTGACCGCCGCTTGGGCATGCGGTTCGAGTTAAAAAGATCCGGCGCGCCTTTCGACGCAACAGCGGGTACTCGACAATCATTGCAATCTGCGCGACGCTGGAGCGGTGTCGGGCGATGGCAAAATACGAGGGCGGCACGGAAATGGTCATCGTGAAACGTCCGGGAGATTGCGCCTCCGAGGAGATTGCGCAATTTCGAGCCATGGTGGTGAAGGGCGGAGAGGTCGCGTCGAAGACGTTGGACGCGCTCATTCAGCGCGCCGAAGCACTCGCGTTTGTTACGGTCGACAACGCGCTCGCGGGCGTCGCCGGATTGAAAAACCCGAATCCGAGTCACAAACGCGAGGTGTTCGAAACGGCCGGCTCCCTTGAGTTGATCGACGGCTATCGGTTCGAGTTAGGATGGATCTATGTCGACGACGGATTTCGCAACAAGGGATATTCCCGGCAACTTGTAGCAGCACTCTTGCCCAAGGCGAACAACATGGGGGTGTACGCCACCTCGTTGATCGACAACGAACCGATGCATCGATCGCTGGCGCGCGAAGGCTTCGTCAAAGTCGGAAAATCATGGCCTTCAAAACGGAAAGGGAAATTTCTTGCGCTCTTCTTGAAGGATCGAGCTGGCTAGACGCCATACGCTGGATTTCACTTCGGCGGCCGCGGCAACGACCGATCCATTCGACTCCCGATTGACACACAACGTTTTTGCACGATGATCCGCGCAGGACACGATTCTTCAGGCTGAGGGAAAACCCATGTCGATCCCGCTAAAGCTGCACAAAGCCACTCCTCAACCACAAACCTGAGTTATTCAGCGAGCTAGGCGGCTTGCTGACTCAGCAAGCACAGCACGCAGCTAAGCAGCGTCGCCGCGACTCAACAAAAATCCGGCGCGCCTTAAAGCGCGCCGGATTTGTTTCAATAGAGAATGTGTCGAGCTGGCGTTACGCCACCCTTGTCTCGGCTCACGCCACCCTCGGCGCCCTGTTGCGCGAGTTGCGCTGGAAGAACAGCGCCTGGCTGGCGACCGCCGAGACCATCGCGGGCTGGAACGGTTTCGAGATCAGGAACGCCGGCTCGGGGCGCTCGCCGGTCAGGAAGCGCTCGGGATACGCGGTGATAAACACCACCGGCACCTCGAAGGTGCGCAGCAGTTCGTTGACCGCGTCGAGGCCCGAGGAGCCGTCGGCGAGCTGGATGTCGGCGAGGATCAGGCCGGGCTTCCGGTTCTTGGCCAGCGCCACCGCGTCGGAGTGGGTGC
This genomic window contains:
- a CDS encoding DUF883 family protein, which produces MSSTDGEIGMRNLSDKAAQQRLEKDVAAVKNDIAALTDQITDALNTFAGAAKKQARRGYKQARENVDTTVDDMTERGSAMMDAAQDAATSIEETLEDVITQRPLATVGLALGLGFLIGVTWRR
- a CDS encoding GlcG/HbpS family heme-binding protein; the protein is MRPKFSLSFEDAQTVAAACLEAARQQEVEVSVAVVDDSGALLGFSRMDGARAYTVELASQKARTSASVGVPTGVIEAMSRERPRQSGGSNAGRGGVPVHYKGQCAGAVGVSGAKPEIDEMIAQAGLAVLTAAWACGSS
- a CDS encoding GNAT family N-acetyltransferase produces the protein MVVKGGEVASKTLDALIQRAEALAFVTVDNALAGVAGLKNPNPSHKREVFETAGSLELIDGYRFELGWIYVDDGFRNKGYSRQLVAALLPKANNMGVYATSLIDNEPMHRSLAREGFVKVGKSWPSKRKGKFLALFLKDRAG